The Tenacibaculum jejuense genome includes a window with the following:
- a CDS encoding LysM peptidoglycan-binding domain-containing protein — MKNQVTVRNNQSFFDIAIQTTGIASNAILIAQANNLSPTDKLVVGTSLIIPDEATTDPTIKNYYDRQSLLPASGLTKNEEDITQGLQGIGYWTIGSSFKVEGQSNIVLDDVDIIVSDKSFLLKNS, encoded by the coding sequence ATGAAAAATCAAGTAACAGTTAGAAACAATCAGTCGTTTTTCGATATCGCTATACAAACCACAGGAATTGCTTCAAACGCTATATTAATCGCGCAAGCAAATAACTTATCTCCAACAGATAAGTTGGTAGTTGGCACTTCACTGATCATTCCAGATGAAGCAACAACAGATCCTACTATCAAAAATTATTACGATCGTCAGAGTTTATTACCTGCATCTGGATTAACAAAAAACGAAGAAGATATAACTCAAGGACTTCAAGGGATTGGATATTGGACTATTGGATCAAGTTTTAAAGTTGAAGGTCAAAGTAACATAGTTCTAGATGATGTAGACATTATTGTATCAGACAAATCCTTTTTATTAAAAAATAGTTAA
- a CDS encoding phage baseplate protein → MNRINFQQSIGFPLETNTLHEMQNTYSIFNELGEITGNKSIIKGCIETGQDISDGIVYINGELLEFKGGLKQSTIIIVEEITQVEFEDGQSRDTYFKRYAKFGSGIDSIAWSELKRIDNLQVTKNNINTLNNRINVTNNNVDTLENNTQTNFNTLENQFQSEINTLETNIQNLQNQLNNTNTKIQQLEVQTIHKEVKWVGRNVTNRDLPNNWFIANGQNGTDNILGKMIVGYNSSEIEFDTIGKTGGEKEVVLTVPQLPRHGHRLTIGGTSLNWWDEGDNRLSGHDHEASDNSNLIDTLGTGITGEDQPHNNLPPYITMLPIQFIKP, encoded by the coding sequence ATGAATAGAATAAACTTTCAACAAAGCATTGGTTTTCCATTAGAAACTAATACGCTTCATGAAATGCAAAATACATATTCCATCTTTAATGAATTAGGTGAAATTACAGGAAATAAATCTATTATAAAAGGATGTATTGAAACTGGTCAAGATATAAGTGATGGTATAGTATACATAAATGGAGAATTATTAGAATTTAAAGGTGGCTTAAAGCAATCAACAATAATTATTGTAGAGGAAATTACTCAAGTTGAATTTGAAGACGGACAAAGTAGAGATACATATTTTAAAAGGTATGCAAAATTTGGATCTGGTATAGATAGTATAGCTTGGAGCGAATTAAAAAGAATTGATAACCTTCAAGTGACTAAGAATAACATCAATACTTTAAATAATCGCATTAATGTTACTAACAACAATGTTGATACGTTAGAAAATAATACTCAAACCAATTTCAATACTCTTGAAAATCAATTTCAAAGTGAAATAAACACACTTGAAACGAATATACAGAACCTTCAAAATCAATTAAATAACACAAACACTAAAATTCAACAATTAGAAGTTCAAACGATACACAAAGAAGTTAAATGGGTAGGTAGAAATGTTACTAATAGAGATTTACCTAATAACTGGTTTATTGCTAATGGACAAAATGGAACTGATAATATTCTAGGTAAAATGATTGTAGGATATAATAGTAGCGAAATAGAATTTGATACTATAGGAAAAACAGGTGGTGAGAAAGAAGTTGTTTTAACAGTGCCTCAGTTACCTCGTCACGGTCACAGACTTACTATTGGAGGTACAAGCCTTAATTGGTGGGACGAAGGTGATAATAGACTTTCTGGTCACGACCATGAAGCTAGTGACAACTCCAATCTAATTGATACTCTGGGAACTGGTATTACTGGAGAAGACCAACCACACAACAACCTTCCTCCTTACATCACAATGCTTCCTATTCAATTTATTAAACCTTAG
- a CDS encoding DUF3164 family protein, which yields MNTLINLDTLTEHQLAIALAKKQQERKLVYQNKRAQLEKENEKFCNKTAEKFSNLSSQLKLLKEETIKEANRLYREMYNLNGKKPKDVKSFSRKNKEGNIMITVDYQERIEFTEEANVHINAIKEIFRNKFANRNKGLYNILDGLLIKGNKGEYDPKLLAKARKQVKDMGDEKLIEEFEKLSDCQRVSGSSKYCRVKTRDENNKWKDINIQFSSL from the coding sequence ATGAATACCTTAATTAACCTCGACACATTAACCGAACATCAATTAGCTATTGCTTTAGCTAAAAAACAACAAGAAAGAAAATTAGTTTATCAAAACAAAAGAGCTCAATTAGAAAAAGAAAATGAAAAGTTTTGTAATAAAACAGCAGAGAAATTTTCTAATCTTTCATCTCAATTAAAATTACTTAAAGAAGAAACCATTAAAGAAGCTAATAGATTATACAGAGAAATGTATAATTTAAATGGAAAAAAACCTAAAGATGTAAAATCATTTTCAAGGAAAAACAAAGAAGGAAACATCATGATAACAGTCGATTATCAAGAAAGAATTGAATTTACTGAAGAGGCAAACGTTCATATTAATGCTATCAAAGAAATCTTCAGAAACAAGTTTGCCAATCGAAATAAAGGTTTATACAATATTCTAGATGGTTTATTGATCAAAGGAAATAAAGGTGAGTATGACCCGAAACTACTTGCTAAAGCCCGTAAACAAGTAAAAGACATGGGAGACGAAAAACTAATCGAAGAATTTGAAAAACTAAGTGATTGTCAGCGTGTTTCAGGCTCATCTAAATACTGTAGAGTAAAGACTAGGGATGAAAACAATAAATGGAAAGATATTAATATTCAATTCTCTAGCTTGTAA
- a CDS encoding DUF6046 domain-containing protein: MINIFKIREFVEKAHNKSGKEFDKSLLKQSITNKNSIGTAKIGRTHLGTPFFMDVEIDKTRLPNEPLLTFSTQKRIIQTVVVGSQNRGTVKELISANDFKIKIEGVCIEPGKREYPVNQVNQIIALCQKQEALEFNNELGELLGIKKIVITGYNIDKMQGQPYSQRYSIDAISDDDFYAELNNREKQNVLS; this comes from the coding sequence ATGATAAATATTTTTAAAATTAGAGAGTTTGTTGAAAAAGCTCATAACAAGTCTGGAAAAGAGTTTGATAAATCTTTATTAAAACAAAGTATTACCAATAAAAACAGTATCGGAACTGCTAAAATTGGAAGAACTCATTTAGGAACTCCATTTTTTATGGATGTTGAAATTGATAAAACGCGACTACCTAATGAACCTCTTTTAACCTTTAGTACTCAAAAAAGAATCATACAAACTGTAGTTGTTGGTAGTCAAAACAGAGGAACTGTTAAAGAACTGATTAGTGCTAATGACTTCAAAATTAAAATTGAAGGAGTTTGTATAGAACCAGGAAAACGAGAATATCCAGTAAATCAAGTAAACCAAATTATTGCTTTATGTCAAAAACAAGAAGCTTTAGAATTTAATAATGAACTAGGAGAATTACTAGGAATTAAAAAAATCGTAATTACTGGGTATAATATAGATAAGATGCAAGGTCAACCTTATTCACAGCGATATTCTATTGACGCTATAAGTGATGATGATTTCTATGCAGAATTAAACAATAGAGAGAAACAAAACGTATTAAGTTAA
- a CDS encoding S24 family peptidase, with protein sequence MSTIDRIKILADHEDIKITALEKQIGASKGVLSRAFNNKTDIQSKWLTKIIENYPHFDSLWLLTGKGSMLVRENLSMNTDEVVVANNVFKLKTDHSIRKQSVPLYNVEAAAGLVELFQSHGDTQPVGTLNIPNLPKCDGAVFVTGDSMYPLLKSGDIVAYKQIYDFYSEIFWGEMYLISVEVAEEEFISVKYIQKSERGEGYIKLVSQNKHHQPKDIKMSKIRAMALVKASVRMNSMG encoded by the coding sequence ATGAGTACAATAGATAGGATAAAAATTTTAGCTGATCATGAGGATATTAAAATTACAGCATTAGAAAAGCAGATAGGGGCAAGTAAAGGAGTTTTAAGTAGGGCTTTTAATAATAAAACAGATATCCAAAGTAAATGGTTAACTAAAATAATTGAAAATTATCCCCATTTTGATTCGTTGTGGTTGTTGACTGGAAAAGGGAGTATGTTGGTTAGAGAAAATCTGTCAATGAATACGGATGAGGTTGTAGTTGCAAATAATGTTTTTAAATTAAAGACAGATCATTCTATTAGAAAGCAATCAGTTCCTTTGTATAATGTTGAAGCTGCTGCAGGTTTGGTGGAGTTGTTTCAGTCTCATGGAGATACGCAGCCAGTTGGTACATTAAATATTCCTAATCTTCCGAAATGTGATGGAGCTGTTTTTGTTACGGGAGATAGTATGTATCCTTTGTTGAAAAGTGGAGATATTGTTGCTTATAAGCAGATTTATGATTTTTACTCTGAGATTTTCTGGGGGGAAATGTATTTGATTTCGGTTGAAGTGGCAGAAGAGGAGTTTATAAGCGTTAAATATATTCAGAAATCAGAAAGAGGAGAGGGTTATATTAAGTTAGTTTCTCAAAATAAGCACCATCAGCCTAAAGATATTAAAATGTCTAAAATAAGAGCTATGGCTTTGGTAAAAGCTTCAGTAAGGATGAACTCTATGGGTTGA
- a CDS encoding oxidase, with protein sequence MNDFKLDETGDLLIVNGDFVITDATLQHQEHIILAQKGEYKEYPEIGVGISNMLNDENPRDIITQIRRNFEYDGMEVKQLDFNPEGDIIIDAPYGDL encoded by the coding sequence ATGAACGATTTTAAATTAGATGAAACAGGTGATCTATTAATAGTAAATGGAGATTTTGTAATCACAGACGCTACTTTACAGCATCAAGAACACATTATTTTGGCACAGAAAGGAGAGTATAAAGAGTATCCAGAAATAGGAGTAGGAATTTCTAATATGCTTAATGATGAAAATCCAAGAGATATTATTACTCAGATTAGAAGAAATTTTGAATATGATGGTATGGAAGTAAAACAATTAGATTTTAATCCAGAAGGAGATATTATTATTGATGCTCCGTATGGTGATTTATAA
- a CDS encoding late control protein — MFVLDCNIKIGDYTFKRVHDVQIVKSVDLLSDTAVIKMPASAFFDSGNKTKERKQLENEIKVGMPVSITLSYKNVFEEEEFTGFVRHVRPKNHIVHIECEDAVYHIRKTRINKNFKKTTLKEVLAHILDETNNNQEDANIELGGNIPDVNFEKFAIKSKNGAQALKKIKDEYGLSIFLDDEGKLHAGLRMDINLGKSSSYHVQKNVVSHDLKYVKKEDVELYVKVIGVQKDNTKIETVVGEQTGEQRTLHFYNLKSEKELKKRGEAELDKLKYTGYRGDLTSFLIPYTTRGMGVSITDNRYPSRNGQQSSETSNATSSKNKPVEYFVPKVTTTFGQNGARRKVELGAIILPKDKIG; from the coding sequence ATGTTTGTATTAGATTGTAACATTAAAATAGGCGACTACACCTTTAAACGTGTGCACGATGTACAAATAGTCAAATCTGTTGATTTACTATCTGATACTGCTGTGATTAAAATGCCTGCCAGCGCGTTTTTTGACTCTGGTAATAAAACCAAAGAGCGCAAACAGTTGGAAAATGAAATTAAAGTGGGAATGCCAGTAAGCATTACTTTATCTTATAAAAATGTATTTGAAGAAGAAGAATTTACTGGATTTGTAAGACACGTAAGACCTAAAAATCATATTGTACATATAGAATGTGAAGACGCTGTTTATCATATCAGAAAAACAAGAATCAATAAAAATTTTAAAAAAACAACACTAAAAGAGGTTCTTGCTCATATTCTTGATGAAACCAACAATAATCAAGAAGATGCTAATATTGAATTAGGCGGAAATATTCCAGATGTAAACTTTGAAAAATTTGCCATAAAAAGTAAAAATGGCGCACAAGCGTTAAAGAAAATCAAAGACGAGTATGGTTTATCTATTTTCTTAGATGATGAAGGAAAACTTCATGCAGGATTAAGAATGGATATTAATCTAGGGAAATCTTCTAGTTATCATGTGCAAAAAAATGTAGTTAGCCACGATTTAAAATACGTTAAAAAAGAAGATGTAGAGCTTTATGTTAAAGTAATTGGAGTCCAAAAAGATAACACAAAAATTGAAACTGTTGTTGGAGAACAAACAGGCGAACAACGAACACTCCATTTCTATAATTTAAAGTCTGAAAAAGAATTAAAAAAACGTGGAGAAGCTGAATTAGACAAGTTAAAATATACCGGATACCGTGGAGATTTAACAAGTTTTTTAATTCCATATACCACACGTGGAATGGGGGTTTCTATAACTGATAATAGATATCCTTCAAGAAACGGACAGCAAAGTAGTGAAACTTCAAATGCTACATCATCTAAAAATAAACCTGTAGAATATTTTGTTCCAAAAGTTACAACAACGTTCGGTCAAAATGGCGCTAGAAGAAAAGTTGAACTAGGAGCAATTATTCTTCCTAAAGATAAAATTGGATAA
- a CDS encoding nucleotidyltransferase, protein MATVQEIKNKMILAKDNEIDLAELNSKSKTSIWNLILYIVAVSFQDIKTYFDAHRKNVDTALKNEKYGTLAWYRKKALDFQNGFDLITDSDLFDNTDATEEEIEDSKIIKYAAVTEGDNLGTVVIKIATEENSKLKPITNEVEKAVQAYFEEIKIAGTRISVTNSFPDKLFLNMEIQIDPLVLNSNGLHKRDGNNPVEETIIQFLKELPFNGELVLQDLEIRLRKIDGIKIAEIQRAMSSWINPVLGEYGVPNEIDTKRIPESGYFEIVNFNDIKYVV, encoded by the coding sequence ATGGCTACTGTACAAGAAATTAAAAATAAAATGATTTTAGCTAAAGACAATGAAATTGATTTAGCTGAACTAAATAGCAAAAGTAAAACCTCTATATGGAATTTAATACTTTACATAGTAGCAGTAAGTTTTCAAGACATCAAAACTTATTTTGATGCGCATAGAAAAAATGTAGACACTGCATTGAAAAATGAAAAATACGGAACTTTAGCATGGTATAGAAAGAAAGCTTTAGATTTTCAAAACGGATTTGATTTAATCACAGATAGTGATCTTTTCGATAATACCGATGCTACTGAAGAAGAAATTGAGGATTCAAAGATTATCAAATATGCTGCAGTTACTGAAGGTGATAATTTAGGAACAGTTGTTATAAAAATAGCTACAGAAGAAAATAGCAAACTTAAACCTATTACTAATGAAGTAGAAAAAGCTGTACAAGCTTACTTTGAAGAAATTAAAATTGCAGGAACTCGAATATCTGTCACCAATTCATTCCCAGATAAATTGTTTTTGAATATGGAAATTCAGATAGATCCTTTAGTCTTAAACTCCAATGGTTTACACAAACGAGATGGTAATAATCCGGTAGAAGAAACTATTATTCAATTTTTAAAAGAACTTCCTTTTAATGGTGAATTAGTTCTTCAAGATTTAGAAATCAGATTACGAAAAATCGATGGTATAAAAATAGCTGAAATTCAAAGAGCTATGAGTAGCTGGATTAATCCTGTGCTGGGAGAATATGGTGTACCCAATGAGATAGACACCAAACGTATTCCAGAAAGTGGATATTTTGAAATCGTAAATTTTAATGATATTAAATATGTGGTATAG
- a CDS encoding DUF2586 family protein, producing MNGLPKVKINVNNDGLGQVAQTEDGVSAMILTGVSVVDGAQIGKSFQVFSLDEAEAAGITADDNPYAYKHVKQFYEEAGNGTQLWLMLVADTVSMEDMVSADQDFAKKLLDDAKGAVRLIAVSRESSGTVTLANGVDEDVDNAVTKAQTLIKGYASKYKEASVIIDGKDFNGTVGDLKDYTESDKEFVSILLANTDGGKNAAVGLLLGRLAKDPVMRNPGRVKSGSLPATKGYFTNEQAIEELENAWDNIHDKGYIFLRSFVGRSGYFFNDAPTCTNGNDDLNNITRVRTIYKARRVAYDVFVNEILDEIPLEANGKIAPALIKSWEGLVDNAINLTMTQNGEISAVRTSIDPAQDVLATNEVKVSLDILPVGYAKYITVELGFTTSLS from the coding sequence ATGAATGGATTACCTAAAGTAAAAATTAATGTAAACAATGATGGTTTAGGGCAAGTTGCTCAAACCGAAGATGGCGTATCTGCTATGATTTTAACAGGAGTTTCTGTTGTAGATGGCGCTCAAATTGGAAAATCTTTCCAAGTATTTAGCTTAGATGAAGCTGAAGCTGCTGGTATCACAGCAGATGACAATCCTTATGCTTATAAACACGTAAAACAATTCTACGAAGAAGCTGGTAATGGTACTCAACTTTGGTTAATGTTAGTAGCTGACACTGTATCTATGGAAGATATGGTATCTGCTGACCAAGATTTCGCTAAGAAATTATTAGATGATGCCAAAGGAGCTGTAAGATTAATCGCTGTATCTAGAGAATCTTCAGGAACTGTAACACTTGCAAATGGTGTTGATGAAGACGTAGATAACGCAGTTACAAAGGCACAAACTCTTATTAAAGGTTACGCTAGTAAATACAAAGAAGCTTCAGTTATTATTGACGGAAAAGATTTTAATGGAACCGTAGGTGACTTAAAAGATTATACCGAATCTGATAAAGAGTTTGTTTCAATTTTATTAGCAAATACTGACGGAGGCAAAAACGCTGCTGTAGGGTTGTTATTAGGTCGATTAGCTAAAGATCCTGTTATGAGAAATCCTGGGCGAGTTAAATCAGGATCGCTACCTGCAACTAAGGGTTATTTCACTAACGAACAAGCTATTGAAGAGTTAGAAAACGCATGGGATAACATTCATGACAAAGGTTACATCTTCTTAAGATCTTTTGTAGGTCGTTCTGGATATTTCTTCAACGATGCTCCAACTTGTACTAACGGAAATGATGATTTAAACAACATCACAAGAGTTCGTACAATCTACAAAGCCAGACGTGTAGCTTATGATGTATTCGTAAACGAAATCTTAGATGAAATCCCTTTAGAGGCTAACGGAAAAATTGCTCCAGCTTTAATTAAGAGTTGGGAAGGTTTAGTTGATAATGCAATCAATTTAACTATGACTCAAAATGGTGAAATCTCTGCTGTTAGAACTTCTATTGATCCAGCTCAAGACGTATTAGCAACCAACGAAGTAAAAGTATCATTAGATATTTTACCTGTAGGATATGCGAAGTATATCACTGTTGAATTAGGCTTTACAACTAGCTTATCGTAA
- a CDS encoding N-acetylmuramoyl-L-alanine amidase, which yields MRKITHIVIHCTATVSGREFSTKDIDLWHKKRGWKGIGYHYVIKLDGTIEQGRPEYKIGAHVKGHNRNSIGIVYVGGLNKRLSPKDTRNRKQKRALKSLLLNLKEKYPQAEILGHRDFSRDINKNGIIEPFEFIKACPCFDAQKEYCDL from the coding sequence ATGAGAAAAATTACACACATTGTTATTCATTGTACTGCCACTGTATCAGGAAGAGAATTTTCAACAAAAGATATTGATTTGTGGCATAAAAAAAGAGGTTGGAAAGGAATAGGATACCATTATGTTATTAAGCTAGACGGAACTATAGAACAAGGACGACCTGAATACAAAATTGGAGCTCATGTTAAAGGACACAACAGAAACTCAATTGGCATTGTATATGTTGGCGGATTAAATAAAAGACTATCTCCAAAAGACACAAGAAACAGAAAACAAAAAAGAGCTTTAAAGAGTTTGCTATTAAACTTAAAAGAAAAATATCCACAAGCAGAGATTCTTGGACATAGAGATTTTTCGAGAGACATTAATAAAAATGGCATTATAGAACCTTTTGAATTTATAAAAGCTTGCCCTTGTTTTGATGCTCAAAAAGAGTATTGCGATCTATAA
- a CDS encoding nucleotidyltransferase: MARSINEIQESILEGINSDTELNALEVLTNNEKDSLTSNSKVSIWRLFVFIISVSFWTIEKLFDTLKLEIEELLYLLKPHKPSWYRKKVLDFQFGHELNEKDVYDNDGLTVKQIEDAKVVKYAAVVEINSILYVKVAGENNTVRTKLTDTQEAALTQYIKLIRDAGVKVVVINRDADLLQLEIDAYYNPLEIDASGARLDGSDNEPLQNKLRQYLKEFEFNGELVLTKLTDQLQQVQGIEMPVIKEAFYKFGNQEDWTPINETYQSDAGHMKIKEENLTINWIPRDVTL; this comes from the coding sequence ATGGCAAGAAGTATTAATGAAATACAAGAAAGTATTCTTGAGGGTATTAATTCCGATACTGAATTAAATGCACTAGAAGTATTAACAAATAATGAAAAAGATAGTTTAACAAGCAACTCTAAAGTCTCTATTTGGCGATTATTTGTATTTATTATTTCAGTAAGCTTTTGGACAATAGAAAAGCTTTTCGACACATTAAAGCTAGAAATAGAAGAGTTATTATACTTATTAAAACCCCATAAACCTAGCTGGTACAGAAAAAAAGTACTTGATTTTCAGTTTGGTCATGAACTTAATGAAAAAGATGTTTATGACAATGATGGGTTAACTGTAAAACAAATTGAAGATGCAAAAGTTGTAAAATACGCAGCTGTAGTAGAAATTAACTCAATTTTATATGTAAAAGTTGCAGGAGAGAACAATACAGTTAGAACAAAACTTACAGATACTCAGGAAGCAGCACTTACACAATATATTAAATTGATTAGAGATGCTGGTGTAAAAGTAGTTGTTATTAATAGAGATGCAGATCTTTTACAACTTGAAATAGACGCTTATTATAATCCTTTAGAAATTGATGCTAGTGGTGCTCGTTTAGATGGTTCTGATAATGAACCTCTACAAAACAAATTAAGACAGTACTTAAAAGAATTTGAATTTAATGGTGAACTTGTTTTAACAAAACTTACAGATCAATTACAACAAGTACAAGGAATTGAAATGCCCGTTATAAAAGAAGCTTTCTACAAATTTGGAAATCAAGAAGATTGGACGCCAATTAATGAAACATATCAATCTGATGCAGGGCATATGAAAATCAAAGAAGAAAACTTAACCATTAATTGGATACCTAGAGATGTCACGTTATAA
- the bglX gene encoding beta-glucosidase BglX: protein MKHHLRKSTIYCISALFLFGCSNKKNNNSMIDTKKETIKEKVDSLLSKMTLEEKVGQMNQYNGFWDVTGPVPEGGTAKIKFEHLKKGWVGSMLNVRGTENVKEVQRIAVEETRLGIPLIIGFDVIHGYKTLSPIPLAEAASWDLQAIEKSARIAAIEASASGINWTFAPMVDISRDPRWGRVMEGAGEDPFLGAKIAKARVQGFQGDDLSKNNTIAACAKHFAAYGFSEAGRDYNTVDIGTSTLYNSVLPPFKSAVDAGVKTLMNSFNELNGVPVTASKFLQRDILKDKWGFNGFVVSDWASINEIIIWGHAENKRQAAKLASTAGSDMDMEGYVYVRELAQLVKDGIVKEEIIDDATRRILTVKFELGLFDDPYKYCDPENEKQNIGNKEHHDAVLDVAKKSIVLLKNENNLLPLKKNGQKIALIGPLANEKNSPLGSWRLGSDDNTAISVLEGMQQYKGNTLLFEKGLDLIEGEASFTQHVNINTTNRSEIKKAVNTAKNVDVVIMVLGEHGFQSGEGRSRTELNLPGLQQELLEEVYKANKNIVLVLTNGRPLTIEWADKNIPTIVEAWQLGSQSGNAIASVLYGDYNPSGKLPMTFPRNVGQVPIYYNYKNTGRPKEEPNVFWSHYIDSKNTPLYPFGHGLSYSTFEYSNFKVHGSSFNINDFIKITVDLKNTGEFDGKEVVQLYIRDLVGSITRPVRELKGFELVNLKKDETKTIEFNLSKKELGFYNNDGKFIVEPGKFEVFVGGSSVTKLKQEFELTK from the coding sequence ATGAAACATCACCTAAGAAAATCAACAATATATTGTATATCTGCATTATTTCTTTTCGGATGTTCCAATAAAAAAAACAACAACTCAATGATTGATACTAAAAAAGAAACCATTAAGGAAAAAGTAGATTCTTTACTATCTAAAATGACTTTAGAAGAAAAGGTAGGACAAATGAATCAATACAATGGTTTTTGGGATGTTACCGGACCTGTTCCAGAAGGAGGAACTGCTAAAATCAAATTCGAACATCTTAAAAAAGGATGGGTTGGATCAATGTTAAATGTTAGAGGAACAGAAAACGTAAAAGAAGTTCAAAGAATCGCCGTTGAAGAAACTAGATTAGGAATACCTTTAATCATTGGATTTGATGTTATACATGGCTACAAAACATTAAGCCCAATTCCTTTAGCAGAAGCAGCCAGCTGGGATTTACAAGCAATAGAAAAATCTGCTAGAATAGCTGCTATAGAAGCATCAGCTTCAGGAATAAATTGGACTTTCGCACCTATGGTAGACATATCAAGAGATCCAAGATGGGGAAGAGTTATGGAAGGCGCAGGTGAAGATCCGTTTTTAGGAGCTAAAATAGCAAAAGCCAGAGTTCAAGGATTCCAAGGTGACGACTTATCTAAAAACAATACTATTGCCGCTTGTGCTAAACACTTTGCAGCTTATGGGTTTTCTGAAGCTGGCCGTGACTACAACACTGTCGATATCGGAACATCAACACTATACAATTCTGTATTACCACCATTTAAATCCGCTGTAGACGCAGGCGTAAAAACACTAATGAATTCTTTTAACGAATTAAACGGTGTTCCTGTTACCGCTAGTAAGTTCCTACAGAGAGATATACTAAAAGACAAATGGGGTTTCAATGGGTTTGTAGTTTCTGACTGGGCTTCAATAAATGAAATCATTATTTGGGGACATGCTGAGAATAAAAGGCAAGCTGCTAAATTAGCATCAACAGCAGGATCTGACATGGATATGGAAGGATACGTTTATGTTCGTGAATTAGCACAATTAGTAAAAGATGGTATTGTTAAGGAAGAAATCATAGATGACGCTACTAGACGTATTTTAACTGTAAAGTTTGAATTAGGTTTATTTGATGATCCATACAAATATTGTGATCCTGAGAACGAAAAACAAAATATAGGAAACAAAGAACATCATGATGCAGTTTTAGATGTTGCTAAAAAATCTATTGTTTTACTTAAAAACGAAAACAACCTACTTCCACTTAAAAAGAATGGTCAAAAGATTGCCCTTATTGGTCCATTAGCAAATGAAAAAAACAGTCCTTTAGGAAGCTGGAGACTCGGATCTGACGATAATACAGCTATTTCAGTTCTTGAAGGAATGCAACAATACAAAGGAAACACCCTTTTATTTGAAAAAGGTTTAGATTTAATAGAAGGTGAAGCATCTTTCACTCAACATGTGAACATCAACACAACAAATAGATCAGAAATTAAAAAAGCGGTAAACACAGCTAAAAATGTTGATGTAGTAATTATGGTTCTTGGAGAACACGGATTTCAAAGCGGAGAAGGAAGAAGTAGAACTGAATTAAATTTACCTGGATTACAACAAGAATTACTTGAAGAAGTATACAAAGCAAATAAAAATATTGTTTTAGTACTGACTAACGGTAGGCCTTTAACTATAGAGTGGGCAGACAAAAACATCCCAACAATTGTTGAAGCATGGCAACTAGGAAGCCAATCAGGAAACGCTATTGCAAGTGTTCTTTACGGAGATTATAATCCAAGTGGAAAACTACCAATGACTTTCCCTAGAAATGTAGGACAAGTACCAATTTATTACAACTATAAAAACACAGGTAGACCAAAAGAAGAACCTAACGTTTTTTGGTCGCACTACATAGACTCAAAAAACACTCCTTTGTACCCGTTTGGTCATGGTTTAAGCTACAGTACTTTTGAGTACAGTAACTTTAAAGTTCATGGTAGCAGTTTTAACATAAATGACTTTATAAAAATTACAGTAGACCTAAAAAATACTGGAGAATTTGATGGAAAAGAAGTTGTTCAGCTATACATTAGAGATTTAGTAGGAAGCATAACAAGACCTGTTAGAGAACTTAAAGGCTTTGAACTTGTGAATCTAAAGAAAGATGAAACTAAAACCATAGAATTCAACCTTTCAAAGAAAGAACTTGGATTTTACAACAATGATGGTAAGTTCATCGTAGAACCAGGGAAATTCGAAGTATTTGTAGGTGGTAGTTCAGTTACAAAACTAAAACAAGAGTTTGAACTAACTAAATAA